A single genomic interval of Thermodesulfobacteriota bacterium harbors:
- a CDS encoding c(7)-type cytochrome triheme domain-containing protein, with the protein MSKRNFLVFLLACMAVTGLIFAAPSSAEYGDIVLNSKAESMKKAGVDPVLFPHWFHRIRFKCKVCHEDIFIIKKGANDINMMLIMEGEFCGKCHNGLVAWEPLYCDRCHSYKGN; encoded by the coding sequence ATGAGTAAAAGAAACTTTCTGGTTTTCCTCCTGGCTTGCATGGCGGTGACGGGCCTGATATTCGCGGCTCCGAGTTCCGCAGAGTACGGGGACATAGTACTCAACAGCAAGGCAGAGAGCATGAAAAAGGCCGGTGTCGATCCGGTCCTCTTCCCACACTGGTTCCACAGGATCCGGTTCAAATGCAAGGTCTGCCACGAAGACATCTTCATCATCAAGAAGGGCGCGAACGACATCAACATGATGCTCATAATGGAAGGCGAGTTCTGCGGGAAGTGCCATAACGGGCTGGTCGCGTGGGAGCCGCTCTACTGCGACAGGTGCCATTCGTACAAGGGCAACTAA